A window of Candidatus Gastranaerophilales bacterium contains these coding sequences:
- a CDS encoding tail fiber domain-containing protein, with protein TANGNGALRSNTTGSYNTANGNEALRSNTTGFYNTANGNGALRSNTTGRDNTANGYHALYYNTIGANNTANGSGALRSNKTGFYNTANGNGALFANTTGFYNTANGNGALRSNTTGSYNTANGNEALRSNTTGFYNTAVGFLSLYANTTGEFNTANGMMALLYNTTGNENTAHGASALSSNTTGSYNTAHGSYALHYNTTGNNNTAHGHAALYSNTTGESNTAIGYQSAIYQTGSYNVAMGTNALFGEEGKSDGGYNTAVGYQSLQGNTTGVRNTANGANSLLSNTEGGYNSALGYQSLFSNTAGHRNTALGYNSLYSNDTTSDNTAIGYQSAFYQKGDYNIAIGSNSLYGIEDASNGSNNIAIGYQSLFSSQTNSYNIAIGSYSQFSYSPKTKNTQQVLLGFEDKEITNTAIGEYTLYSNTSGYGNVAIGGYSLYYNNPSSGVETANFNTAVGFLSLYANTTGEFNTANGMMALLYNTTGNENTAHGASALSSNTTGSYNTAHGNSALSSNTTGSNNTAVGCVALGFNETGSNNVGIGYKAGISATSTANYKLYIEGNGETYSGASALLYGDFKARTLKVNGTLTCKTWGGTSDARMKNVGEENKIGLEKILQLKVKDFTYKDDKTKRQHMGIIAQEARKVFPRAIFEADGNQQYKKLLYVDTSEIVFALVNSVKQLNTKIVNAVTRIETIEKENTKLIQENQEMKAKIKKLEKQNNSFERRLAKLEKAM; from the coding sequence CACAGCTAACGGAAATGGTGCACTTCGCTCCAACACAACAGGTTCTTATAACACAGCTAACGGAAATGAGGCACTTCGCTCCAACACAACAGGTTTTTATAACACAGCTAACGGAAATGGTGCACTTCGCTCCAACACAACAGGCCGTGATAACACAGCTAACGGATATCATGCTCTTTACTATAACACAATAGGTGCTAATAATACAGCTAACGGAAGTGGTGCACTTCGCTCCAACAAAACAGGTTTTTATAACACAGCTAACGGAAATGGTGCACTTTTTGCTAACACAACAGGTTTTTATAACACAGCTAACGGAAATGGTGCACTTCGCTCCAACACAACAGGTTCTTATAACACAGCTAACGGAAATGAGGCACTTCGCTCCAACACAACAGGTTTTTATAACACAGCAGTCGGTTTTCTTTCTCTTTATGCTAACACAACAGGAGAATTTAACACAGCTAACGGAATGATGGCACTTTTATACAATACAACAGGCAATGAAAATACAGCTCACGGAGCTTCTGCTCTTAGCTCAAACACAACAGGCTCTTATAATACAGCTCACGGAAGTTATGCACTTCATTACAACACAACAGGCAATAATAATACAGCTCACGGACATGCTGCACTATACTCTAACACAACAGGAGAATCTAACACAGCTATCGGCTATCAATCCGCTATATACCAAACTGGCAGCTACAATGTTGCGATGGGAACTAATGCTCTTTTTGGTGAAGAGGGCAAATCTGATGGCGGATACAATACTGCTGTCGGATATCAATCTCTACAAGGCAACACAACAGGCGTTAGAAACACTGCTAACGGTGCTAACTCATTATTGTCAAATACAGAAGGGGGTTACAATTCAGCCTTAGGCTATCAATCCCTTTTCTCAAATACTGCAGGACATAGAAATACTGCCCTAGGGTATAATTCTTTATATTCAAATGACACAACGTCTGATAATACCGCCATCGGTTATCAATCAGCTTTTTACCAAAAAGGTGATTACAATATTGCAATAGGTTCTAATTCCCTCTATGGAATAGAAGATGCCTCTAATGGCTCTAACAATATCGCTATCGGTTATCAATCACTCTTTAGCAGCCAAACAAACTCTTACAACATAGCTATAGGCTCTTATTCTCAGTTTAGCTACTCCCCTAAAACTAAAAATACTCAACAAGTTCTATTAGGATTTGAAGATAAAGAAATAACTAATACAGCGATTGGCGAATACACATTATATTCTAACACTTCAGGCTACGGCAACGTTGCGATAGGGGGTTACAGCTTATATTACAATAATCCGTCATCGGGAGTTGAAACAGCGAACTTCAACACAGCAGTCGGTTTTCTTTCTCTTTATGCTAACACAACAGGAGAATTTAACACAGCTAACGGAATGATGGCACTTTTATACAATACAACAGGCAATGAAAATACAGCTCACGGAGCTTCTGCTCTTAGCTCAAACACAACAGGCTCTTATAATACAGCTCACGGAAATTCTGCTCTTAGCTCAAACACAACAGGCTCTAATAACACAGCCGTCGGTTGTGTCGCACTTGGCTTCAACGAAACTGGTTCTAATAATGTTGGTATTGGATACAAAGCAGGAATCTCGGCTACAAGTACAGCAAATTATAAACTGTATATTGAGGGTAATGGCGAGACTTATTCGGGAGCGAGTGCCCTTTTATATGGTGACTTTAAAGCCAGAACTCTAAAAGTCAACGGAACTTTAACTTGCAAGACTTGGGGCGGAACGTCTGATGCCAGAATGAAAAATGTGGGTGAAGAAAACAAAATCGGTCTGGAAAAAATATTACAACTAAAAGTCAAAGATTTTACCTACAAAGATGACAAAACCAAACGTCAACACATGGGTATAATCGCACAAGAAGCTCGCAAAGTATTCCCTCGTGCGATTTTTGAAGCCGATGGAAACCAACAATATAAAAAATTATTGTATGTTGATACAAGCGAAATCGTTTTCGCTCTCGTCAACTCCGTAAAACAATTGAACACAAAAATCGTCAATGCTGTCACCAGAATTGAAACTATTGAAAAAGAAAATACAAAATTGATACAAGAAAACCAAGAAATGAAAGCAAAAATTAAAAAACTGGAAAAACAAAACAACTCGTTTGAAAGGAGATTGGCGAAACTTGAAAAGGCAATGTAA
- a CDS encoding spore maturation protein → MHNIKAIIDIISLWTLPAILLLILGWAVIKKVPIYEAFIEGAKDGVKVSVNIIPYLVAIIVAISMFRASGAIELLTSHLKTILNVLKIPADILPLTIVRSLSGSAALGVFSDIVKANGVESYPAKLGAIMLGSSETTFYVLAVYFGAVGIKKYRYALLAGLMADFVGIVGAIIVARWFFL, encoded by the coding sequence ATGCATAATATCAAAGCCATAATTGATATAATTTCCCTATGGACACTTCCTGCAATACTATTGCTAATCTTAGGATGGGCAGTTATTAAAAAAGTACCCATATACGAAGCTTTTATTGAAGGGGCAAAAGACGGCGTAAAAGTAAGTGTAAATATAATCCCTTATTTGGTGGCAATTATTGTAGCAATATCTATGTTTAGAGCATCTGGAGCAATTGAACTTCTAACTTCTCATTTAAAAACGATACTAAACGTTCTAAAAATTCCTGCCGATATTTTACCACTAACAATTGTCCGCTCTTTGTCAGGAAGTGCTGCTTTAGGTGTATTTTCCGACATCGTAAAGGCTAATGGCGTTGAATCTTACCCTGCAAAACTGGGAGCAATAATGTTAGGAAGCTCCGAAACTACTTTTTATGTACTTGCTGTGTATTTTGGAGCAGTCGGAATAAAAAAATACAGATATGCACTTCTTGCTGGTTTAATGGCAGATTTTGTCGGCATTGTCGGAGCCATTATTGTTGCCAGATGGTTTTTCTTATAA
- a CDS encoding nucleoside recognition domain-containing protein, whose product MNFIWFLLIFISIIIGAITGKLPDVVNAILEGAKTSIDVVLAIMGVMVFWLGIMKIAEKSGIIKVISKIIQPVAKWLFPEINSESKAIGDVALNFSANALGLANAATPIGIKAMEEFQKENINKSSASDAMCTFLAMNTAGFQLIPATVIAILAGFGAKNPTEIIVPTLIVTTFAFCSAIFIAKILKKIFPPQIKENEVEENA is encoded by the coding sequence ATGAATTTTATTTGGTTTTTATTAATCTTTATCTCTATAATCATTGGAGCCATAACGGGGAAACTCCCTGATGTTGTAAATGCAATTTTAGAAGGTGCTAAAACCTCTATTGACGTTGTTTTAGCAATTATGGGCGTAATGGTTTTTTGGTTAGGGATTATGAAAATAGCTGAAAAATCCGGAATTATAAAGGTCATATCAAAAATTATACAACCGGTGGCAAAATGGCTGTTTCCCGAAATCAATTCTGAAAGTAAAGCCATTGGTGACGTAGCACTTAATTTTTCAGCAAATGCTTTGGGATTAGCAAATGCAGCAACTCCTATCGGAATAAAAGCTATGGAAGAATTTCAAAAAGAAAATATAAATAAATCTTCCGCATCAGATGCTATGTGCACTTTTTTAGCAATGAACACCGCAGGCTTTCAACTTATTCCTGCAACCGTAATTGCCATTTTAGCAGGATTTGGAGCAAAAAATCCAACTGAAATAATCGTACCGACACTTATTGTCACAACATTTGCTTTTTGCTCTGCAATTTTTATTGCTAAAATTTTAAAAAAGATTTTTCCGCCTCAAATTAAAGAAAATGAGGTAGAAGAAAATGCATAA